Proteins encoded in a region of the Flavobacteriaceae bacterium HL-DH10 genome:
- the ffh gene encoding signal recognition particle protein, translated as MFNNLSDKLDKALHVLKGHGSITEVNVAETLKEVRRALLDADVNFKIAKEFTVRVKEKALGQNVLTTLQPGQLMVKIVKDELTELMGGDAEGLNLSGTPSVILMSGLQGSGKTTFSGKLANYLKNKKTKKPLLVACDVYRPAAIDQLHVVGEQIGVEVFSDKGNNDPVAISKAGIAYAKANGFNVVIIDTAGRLAVDEVMMSEISNIHKAIQPQETLFVVDSMTGQDAVNTAKAFNDVLNFDGVILTKLDGDTRGGAAISIKSVVNKPIKFIGTGEKMEAIDVFYPSRMADRILGMGDVVSLVERAQEQFDEVEARKLQKKIAKNQFGFDDFLKQIQQIKKMGNMKDLMGMIPGAGKMMKDIDIDDDAFKGIEAIIHSMTPKERTNPSIINASRKVRIGKGSGTSVQQVNQLLKQFNQMSKMMKMMQGGGGKKMMQMMQNMK; from the coding sequence ATGTTTAATAATTTAAGCGATAAATTAGATAAAGCCTTACACGTTCTTAAAGGACACGGAAGTATTACAGAAGTAAATGTTGCCGAAACTTTAAAAGAGGTAAGACGTGCTTTATTGGATGCCGATGTTAACTTTAAAATAGCAAAAGAGTTTACTGTTAGAGTAAAAGAAAAAGCTTTAGGTCAAAACGTATTAACTACGTTACAGCCGGGACAATTAATGGTTAAAATCGTAAAAGACGAATTAACCGAGCTTATGGGAGGCGATGCCGAAGGGCTTAACCTTTCTGGTACACCAAGCGTTATTTTAATGTCGGGTTTACAAGGTTCTGGTAAAACAACTTTTTCAGGTAAGCTAGCCAACTATCTTAAAAACAAAAAAACAAAGAAACCTTTATTGGTTGCCTGTGATGTATATCGTCCTGCTGCAATAGACCAATTACACGTAGTTGGAGAGCAAATTGGTGTTGAGGTTTTTAGTGATAAAGGAAATAATGATCCTGTAGCTATTTCTAAAGCAGGTATTGCTTATGCAAAGGCAAACGGATTTAATGTAGTTATTATAGATACTGCTGGTCGTTTAGCTGTAGATGAGGTGATGATGTCCGAAATATCTAACATTCATAAAGCTATTCAACCACAAGAAACTTTGTTTGTTGTAGATTCTATGACAGGGCAAGATGCTGTAAATACAGCAAAAGCCTTTAACGATGTTTTAAATTTTGATGGTGTTATTCTAACCAAACTAGATGGTGATACACGTGGTGGAGCTGCAATTTCTATTAAATCTGTAGTCAATAAACCTATTAAGTTTATTGGTACAGGCGAGAAAATGGAAGCTATTGATGTGTTCTATCCTTCTCGTATGGCAGATCGTATCTTAGGAATGGGAGATGTGGTGTCGTTAGTAGAACGTGCTCAAGAGCAATTTGATGAAGTTGAAGCACGTAAGCTTCAAAAGAAGATTGCGAAAAATCAATTTGGTTTTGACGATTTCTTAAAGCAAATTCAGCAAATAAAGAAAATGGGGAACATGAAAGACCTTATGGGTATGATTCCTGGAGCTGGAAAAATGATGAAAGATATAGATATTGATGATGATGCTTTTAAAGGTATTGAAGCTATAATTCATTCTATGACACCAAAAGAAAGAACAAACCCGTCAATAATAAACGCGAGCAGAAAAGTTAGAATAGGAAAGGGGTCAGGAACTTCTGTTCAGCAGGTAAATCAGCTTTTAAAACAGTTTAACCAAATGAGCAAAATGATGAAGATGATGCAAGGCGGTGGCGGTAAAAAGATGATGCAGATGATGCAGAATATGAAGTAG
- a CDS encoding YitT family protein, whose amino-acid sequence MNPLFSKLLIDVARKRLEKKQANKPISKKQIVPLARKFQVEISHAIKEYIFIIIGVFSAGFGLKGFLLPNSFIDGGATGISLLLKNITSLELGLLLVLVNLPFLILASRTIGIKFALKSIVAITLLAFVVHFINYPIITEDKLLIAVFGGFFLGLGIGMSMRGGSVIDGTEVLAIYLSRKLSLTIGDVLLLINILIFSVGAYILSIEIALYAILTYLSAAKTVDFVVDGVEEYVGVTIISNKHEDLRKMITENLRRACTIYSGKGGYEKNGKSYDKDIIYTVVTRLEIAKLQTEIDKIDRNAFIIMGVVKDLKGGMIKKKPMK is encoded by the coding sequence ATGAATCCACTTTTTTCAAAATTACTAATCGATGTTGCACGTAAAAGGCTTGAGAAAAAACAAGCTAATAAACCTATCAGTAAAAAACAGATAGTTCCTTTAGCAAGAAAATTTCAAGTTGAAATATCTCATGCTATAAAAGAATATATTTTTATTATAATAGGTGTGTTCTCAGCTGGTTTTGGGCTAAAAGGATTCTTACTACCAAATAGCTTTATAGATGGTGGTGCTACTGGAATTTCCTTATTATTAAAAAATATAACATCGTTAGAATTGGGGTTACTTTTAGTATTAGTAAACCTCCCTTTTTTAATTCTAGCTTCAAGAACTATTGGCATAAAGTTTGCACTAAAAAGTATAGTAGCTATTACACTGTTAGCCTTTGTTGTTCACTTTATTAATTACCCTATTATTACAGAAGACAAACTATTAATTGCAGTTTTTGGTGGTTTCTTTTTAGGTTTAGGAATAGGAATGTCCATGAGAGGTGGAAGCGTTATAGATGGCACAGAAGTTTTAGCGATATATTTAAGTAGAAAACTCTCATTAACTATTGGAGATGTATTACTATTAATCAATATTTTAATATTTTCTGTTGGAGCTTATATCTTATCTATTGAAATAGCACTTTATGCTATTCTTACTTATTTATCTGCTGCTAAAACAGTAGATTTTGTAGTTGATGGCGTTGAAGAATATGTAGGTGTTACTATTATATCGAATAAACATGAAGATTTAAGAAAAATGATTACAGAAAACCTAAGGAGAGCCTGCACTATTTATTCGGGAAAAGGAGGTTATGAAAAAAACGGGAAAAGTTATGATAAAGATATCATATACACGGTGGTAACGAGATTAGAAATTGCAAAACTGCAAACAGAAATTGATAAAATTGATCGAAATGCATTCATAATAATGGGAGTTGTAAAAGATTTAAAAGGTGGTATGATAAAGAAAAAACCCATGAAATAA
- a CDS encoding DUF2971 domain-containing protein, with amino-acid sequence MGEKILNFDTAFPLMEKFDKEVFKKVFPKSTYLQAYHLGRIVGKFNYKGLFDNTNYKVSIDESFIHFTSLQALTSILNNGFFRLSEFRHFEDIEELHYASKIFSDIDSFKPNEENINDQKENCFALSACLKTENTLKNSFMWEKYGNKGKGVIIQFKLNYDKIFKFLLGKVQYGEEGLKNITYIKELAEKFRVENDGFYYDEFPERIMEFLAFHKQDKYLSENEVRFFFNEKKRKYDKHNHESIYEDITANNEVRYFFKTFLTERKSVLEREINNKEISNQYFELYPTIEIENIILGNNLDIKRKVEIFQLLSVIKTKYKYNFELHQLTDEDTIQEFR; translated from the coding sequence ATGGGAGAAAAAATATTAAATTTTGATACGGCTTTTCCATTAATGGAGAAATTTGACAAAGAGGTTTTTAAAAAAGTTTTTCCAAAATCGACCTATTTACAAGCTTATCATTTAGGCAGAATAGTAGGAAAGTTTAATTACAAAGGATTATTTGACAATACAAATTACAAGGTTAGTATAGATGAATCTTTTATTCATTTTACTTCATTACAAGCTTTAACAAGTATTTTAAATAATGGTTTTTTTAGATTATCTGAATTCAGACACTTTGAAGACATTGAAGAACTACATTACGCCTCTAAAATATTTAGTGATATTGACTCATTTAAACCAAATGAAGAAAATATCAATGACCAAAAAGAAAATTGTTTTGCCTTATCTGCTTGCCTAAAAACAGAAAACACTCTTAAAAATTCTTTTATGTGGGAAAAATATGGCAATAAAGGAAAAGGAGTTATTATTCAATTCAAATTAAATTATGATAAAATATTCAAATTTCTTTTAGGTAAAGTACAATATGGAGAAGAGGGTTTGAAAAACATAACCTATATAAAAGAGCTTGCTGAAAAATTTAGAGTCGAAAATGATGGTTTTTATTATGATGAATTCCCAGAAAGGATAATGGAATTTTTAGCGTTTCATAAACAAGATAAATATTTATCCGAAAACGAAGTTCGGTTCTTTTTTAACGAAAAGAAACGAAAATATGATAAACACAACCACGAATCAATTTATGAAGATATTACCGCAAATAATGAAGTAAGATACTTCTTTAAAACATTCCTAACTGAAAGAAAATCAGTTTTAGAAAGAGAAATTAACAACAAAGAAATTAGTAACCAATATTTCGAACTATATCCAACAATTGAAATAGAGAATATAATTTTAGGCAATAATCTAGACATTAAGAGAAAGGTGGAAATATTTCAATTACTATCAGTGATTAAAACTAAATATAAATATAATTTTGAACTTCATCAACTCACAGATGAAGATACAATTCAAGAATTCAGATAA
- a CDS encoding RNA polymerase sigma factor — protein sequence MGKQLHENICEERMFSSIFNKHSKNLYNFLYYKFGDLLNPKDKVQEAFVKLWQNCAKISPDKAKSFLFTTANNLMLNEVAHQKVVLKHQQTKPKMHTNESPEFLMQESEYHDKLQKALANLTEAQRVAFMMNRIEGKRFKEIAEILDISTKAVEKRIYGALEKLRKDIKEL from the coding sequence ATGGGAAAACAACTACATGAAAATATTTGTGAGGAACGCATGTTTTCTTCTATATTTAATAAACACTCAAAAAATTTATACAACTTTTTATACTATAAATTTGGTGATTTATTAAATCCGAAAGATAAAGTACAAGAAGCTTTTGTTAAATTATGGCAAAACTGTGCTAAGATTTCACCAGATAAAGCAAAGAGTTTTCTATTTACTACCGCAAATAATTTAATGTTAAATGAAGTTGCTCACCAAAAAGTAGTTTTAAAGCATCAACAAACCAAACCTAAAATGCATACTAACGAAAGTCCTGAGTTTTTAATGCAGGAAAGTGAGTATCATGATAAATTACAAAAAGCACTCGCGAATTTAACCGAAGCGCAACGTGTCGCTTTTATGATGAATCGTATTGAAGGAAAACGTTTTAAAGAAATTGCTGAGATTTTAGACATTTCGACCAAAGCGGTTGAAAAACGTATTTATGGGGCTTTGGAAAAATTGAGAAAAGACATTAAAGAGTTGTGA
- the folD gene encoding bifunctional methylenetetrahydrofolate dehydrogenase/methenyltetrahydrofolate cyclohydrolase FolD produces MTILDGKKVSNDIKDEIAEHVKAMISKGEKVPHLAAILVGTDGASMTYVNAKVKACERIGFNSTLIDLPDYTSEEELLGKINDLNNDDDIDGFIVQLPLPDHIDEQKVLMAVDPDKDVDGFHPTNVGKMALDLPTFLPATPYGILELLERYQVETSGKNVVVMGRSHIVGRPMSILMSQKRPAGDATVTVVHSRSKNLADITKNADIIVAAIGISEFLTGDMVKEDVVIIDVGITRVPDATKKNGYRLAGDVEFESVSKKASYITPVPGGVGPMTIAMLLKNTLLARERNLK; encoded by the coding sequence ATGACAATTTTAGACGGTAAAAAAGTAAGTAACGATATAAAAGATGAAATTGCTGAGCATGTTAAAGCAATGATTTCTAAAGGCGAAAAAGTGCCACACCTTGCCGCCATTTTAGTAGGTACAGATGGTGCAAGTATGACCTATGTAAATGCTAAAGTAAAAGCTTGTGAGCGTATTGGTTTTAATTCTACACTTATAGATTTGCCAGATTACACTAGTGAAGAAGAATTATTAGGAAAAATAAATGACCTAAATAACGATGATGATATTGATGGGTTTATAGTGCAGTTGCCTTTACCAGATCATATTGACGAACAAAAAGTTTTAATGGCAGTAGATCCAGATAAAGATGTTGATGGTTTTCATCCAACAAATGTTGGGAAAATGGCTTTAGATTTACCAACGTTTTTACCTGCAACGCCTTATGGTATACTTGAATTATTAGAAAGGTATCAAGTAGAGACTTCTGGTAAAAATGTAGTAGTTATGGGAAGAAGTCATATTGTTGGTCGTCCAATGAGTATTTTAATGAGTCAGAAAAGACCAGCGGGAGATGCTACAGTTACCGTTGTTCATAGTCGTTCTAAAAATTTAGCTGATATCACAAAAAATGCAGACATTATTGTTGCTGCTATTGGTATTTCTGAGTTTTTAACAGGAGATATGGTAAAAGAAGATGTTGTTATTATTGATGTGGGAATTACACGTGTGCCAGATGCCACTAAGAAAAATGGATACAGGTTAGCTGGTGATGTAGAATTTGAAAGCGTAAGTAAAAAAGCAAGTTATATAACTCCTGTACCAGGAGGTGTAGGGCCAATGACTATAGCCATGTTACTTAAAAACACATTACTTGCTAGAGAAAGAAATTTGAAATAG
- a CDS encoding FecR family protein, with translation MMNREKLISKWLDNNLNNLELEAFKNLEDYDDLVKLDTSLQTFKADNYDTSKELETVLSTIKSKKQQPTHWFKPFMRIAAILAICFSLYYYITTIDTTISTMVAQKTTIDLPDASSVSLNAKSLLAFNKKDWKNEREVELQGEAFFKVTKGSTFKVITKLGTVTVYGTQFNIKQRDNYFEVICYEGLVGVTHNTHETKLKPGDSFLIIDGEIIAKEKENRSTPSWLNNESTFKSLPYKTIIAEFERQYDVDITLVNIDSNQLFTGSFMHNNIDVALKSISLPLHLTYSKTNNTIILKGE, from the coding sequence ATGATGAACAGAGAAAAACTCATATCGAAATGGTTAGATAACAATTTAAATAATCTAGAACTTGAAGCGTTTAAAAACCTTGAAGACTATGACGATTTAGTAAAGTTAGACACCAGCTTGCAAACTTTTAAAGCAGATAATTACGATACCTCTAAAGAATTAGAAACCGTATTATCTACTATAAAAAGTAAAAAGCAACAACCAACTCATTGGTTTAAGCCTTTTATGCGTATTGCTGCTATACTTGCCATTTGTTTTAGTTTATACTATTATATAACAACTATAGATACTACAATATCAACTATGGTAGCTCAAAAAACAACTATTGATCTACCAGACGCATCTAGTGTTTCCCTCAACGCTAAATCGTTATTAGCTTTTAATAAAAAAGATTGGAAAAATGAACGCGAAGTAGAACTTCAAGGTGAAGCTTTTTTTAAAGTTACAAAAGGCTCTACATTTAAAGTTATAACAAAACTAGGAACCGTAACGGTTTATGGCACTCAATTTAATATAAAACAACGAGATAATTATTTTGAAGTTATTTGCTACGAAGGTTTAGTCGGGGTTACCCACAACACTCATGAAACGAAATTAAAACCTGGAGACAGTTTTTTAATTATAGATGGGGAAATAATTGCTAAAGAAAAAGAAAACCGCTCGACACCTTCGTGGTTAAATAACGAAAGCACCTTTAAAAGTTTGCCATACAAAACGATTATTGCCGAATTTGAAAGACAATATGACGTAGATATTACTCTAGTAAATATTGATTCTAACCAATTATTTACAGGGAGTTTTATGCACAATAATATAGACGTTGCTTTGAAATCTATTTCCTTACCCTTACATTTAACTTATAGTAAAACCAATAATACTATCATATTAAAAGGTGAGTAA
- a CDS encoding cupin domain-containing protein yields MTQKKYTIQNTPFVVPTTDGKVIKEHFGLATDGNSQISIAHMKAPAGWSEPFQTPEFDEYTFIISGKKQFIIENETIILEAGQSIKIKKNTRVQYSNPFTEVCEYIAICTPAFSINLAKRDH; encoded by the coding sequence GTGACTCAAAAAAAATACACCATACAAAACACCCCATTTGTAGTTCCTACTACCGATGGAAAAGTTATAAAAGAACATTTTGGTTTAGCAACCGATGGGAACTCTCAAATTAGTATTGCTCACATGAAAGCACCCGCTGGTTGGAGCGAACCTTTTCAAACTCCAGAGTTTGACGAATACACCTTTATTATAAGCGGTAAAAAACAATTTATAATTGAAAATGAAACTATTATTTTAGAAGCAGGACAATCAATAAAAATTAAAAAAAATACGCGAGTACAATATTCCAATCCGTTTACAGAAGTATGTGAATATATTGCTATTTGTACACCTGCCTTTTCTATAAACTTAGCAAAAAGAGACCATTAA
- the rluF gene encoding 23S rRNA pseudouridine(2604) synthase RluF yields MEDQLKRINKFLSEVGYCSRREADKLIEAGRVTINGVIPEMGTKIAPNDVVHVDGVEIENKKESFVYLAFNKPVGIVCTTDTGVEKDNIIDFINYPKRIFPIGRLDKPSEGLILLTDDGDIVNKILRASNNHEKEYIVTVDKPISQTFLERMRNGILLEELKQTTKKCAVKKINSHTFSIILTQGLNRQIRRMCEYLTYEVETLKRVRIMNINLDMPIGEYRELTKEEFINLNKLLEDSTKEYKATKLQKKDRRF; encoded by the coding sequence ATGGAAGATCAACTAAAACGCATTAATAAATTTTTAAGTGAAGTTGGCTACTGCTCACGCAGAGAAGCCGATAAACTTATTGAAGCAGGACGTGTAACTATTAATGGTGTCATACCTGAAATGGGTACTAAAATTGCCCCTAATGATGTGGTTCATGTTGATGGCGTAGAAATAGAAAACAAAAAAGAATCTTTTGTTTATTTAGCTTTTAATAAACCTGTTGGTATTGTTTGTACAACCGACACCGGTGTTGAAAAAGACAATATTATAGATTTTATAAACTACCCTAAACGTATTTTTCCTATTGGAAGGTTAGACAAACCCAGTGAAGGCTTAATTCTTCTAACGGATGATGGCGATATTGTAAACAAAATTCTTAGGGCTAGCAATAACCATGAGAAAGAATATATTGTAACGGTAGACAAACCTATTTCTCAAACCTTTTTAGAACGCATGCGTAACGGCATTCTGTTAGAAGAGTTGAAACAAACAACTAAAAAGTGTGCTGTTAAAAAGATAAACTCGCATACTTTCAGTATTATTTTAACTCAAGGTTTAAATAGGCAAATTAGACGTATGTGCGAATACTTAACTTATGAAGTGGAAACACTAAAACGGGTTCGCATTATGAATATAAATCTAGATATGCCTATTGGAGAATATAGAGAACTTACTAAAGAAGAATTTATTAATTTAAATAAACTTTTAGAAGATTCTACTAAAGAATACAAAGCAACTAAACTGCAAAAAAAAGATAGACGATTTTAA
- a CDS encoding alpha/beta hydrolase, which yields MSKYIPKIIGHTINFTSYFSSKYAAKLAVKIFSTPKKGKISGEEADYLKSAVQDDITYKDFSIKTYRWSGKKDTILLAHGWESNAYRWKDLIDLLKKHDYNIIAIDAPAHGNSGSKIFNAVLYSECIHLVAKKFDTDIIIGHSIGGTAAAISLSNYSALSTKKLISLGAPSNFRGLVNNYIKVMAYNKKVSKAMNAYYLKHFGQLPEYFSVANFSKNIRAKGLIIHDKKDRIISYRDALDYSKHYKNSELIRTIGFGHGLKSEKVYNHILDFLKA from the coding sequence ATGAGTAAATATATCCCTAAAATAATTGGACACACCATAAACTTTACTAGCTATTTTTCATCTAAATATGCTGCAAAATTGGCTGTTAAAATATTTTCAACACCTAAGAAAGGTAAAATAAGTGGAGAAGAAGCCGACTACCTTAAATCTGCTGTTCAAGATGATATTACATATAAAGATTTTTCTATAAAAACATATCGCTGGAGCGGAAAAAAAGATACTATTTTATTAGCTCATGGTTGGGAGAGCAATGCTTATAGATGGAAAGATTTAATAGATTTATTAAAAAAACACGACTACAACATCATTGCTATTGATGCACCTGCTCATGGTAATTCGGGCAGTAAAATATTTAATGCTGTATTATATTCTGAATGTATCCACCTTGTCGCTAAAAAATTTGACACAGACATTATTATAGGCCACTCTATAGGCGGTACTGCCGCTGCCATTTCTTTAAGTAACTATAGCGCTTTATCCACAAAAAAATTAATATCGTTAGGAGCACCTTCTAACTTTCGTGGATTAGTGAACAACTACATTAAAGTAATGGCTTATAACAAAAAGGTTTCAAAGGCAATGAATGCCTATTATTTAAAACATTTTGGACAATTACCAGAGTACTTTTCTGTCGCCAATTTTTCAAAAAACATTCGAGCAAAAGGGCTTATTATTCATGATAAAAAAGATAGAATTATTTCATATAGAGATGCTTTAGACTACTCAAAACACTACAAAAATTCTGAACTCATTAGAACCATTGGTTTTGGTCATGGATTAAAATCTGAAAAGGTATACAATCATATTTTAGACTTTTTAAAGGCATAA
- a CDS encoding TonB-dependent receptor plug domain-containing protein encodes MSKNIRFSIIILIFFLNNAYLKAQSVQEEKQPLITLLKTLQKTYNVSFSYADETIKDKKATPLKKDLTLQEALEFLKLDTNLDFELINNRFVVIKTQQNTNRLFKTQRLEEIVVNNYLTTGITKLNDGSITINPETFGILPGLIEPDVLQTIQALPGVLSADETVSNINVRGGTHDQNLLLWDGIKMYQSGHFFGLISAFNPYTTKHVNVYKNGTRSKYGDGVSSIIDMRLSDNIDNEFNAGLGFNLINADGYAKIPLSKKTELQLSTRRSITDLINTSTFEQYSKRIFQDSDFNTAKNNDNFISQNESFYFYDVTAKFLYDITKKDKVRLHFLNIYNDLNYDEQSTINDRNEALNSKLSQRNSAIGITYTRDWNNTLSTTSQIYISNYDLDATNFDILNKQRLIQENEVYDGSAKMDINYIPNNQFKINGGYQFSEVGISNLEDVSNPNFRSYIKEVIRSHAIYAETSLLSNHAKTKLVLGGRLNYFKKLDVILAEPRLSFSQRFLNYFRLEILGEFKSQTTSQIIDLQNDFLGIENRRWVLANNNKEVVVNNTKTIYPVPVLKSKQASAGIHYNKNRLLISAEGYIKKVDGITARSQGFQNQYQFVNSIGRYNIKGIDVLLNKQFNTIISTWISYSYSSNNYTFNDLNEGQRFPNNADIRHAITFAGTYTYKDLKVALGLNWHSGKPTTLPDANNPVNEGEIIYQKPNHSNLNDYLRADCSATYGFYISDTARATIGASVWNILNKKNIINTYYTLDDENTVNKVENQSLGITPNVSFRVRF; translated from the coding sequence GTGAGTAAAAACATCCGTTTTTCTATTATTATTTTAATATTTTTTTTGAATAATGCTTACCTAAAAGCACAATCCGTTCAAGAAGAAAAGCAACCGCTTATTACCTTATTAAAAACACTTCAAAAAACATATAATGTTAGTTTCTCGTATGCCGATGAAACTATTAAAGACAAAAAAGCAACACCTTTAAAAAAGGATTTAACCCTACAAGAAGCTTTAGAATTTTTAAAACTTGACACCAATTTAGATTTCGAACTTATAAATAACAGATTTGTTGTAATTAAAACGCAACAAAACACTAATAGATTATTTAAAACTCAGAGATTAGAAGAAATTGTAGTGAATAATTATTTAACTACAGGTATAACAAAACTTAACGACGGGTCGATTACCATAAATCCTGAAACCTTTGGTATTCTTCCAGGATTAATAGAACCCGACGTATTACAGACCATTCAAGCACTTCCTGGTGTTTTAAGTGCCGATGAAACCGTATCGAATATTAATGTTCGTGGTGGCACACACGATCAAAATTTACTATTATGGGATGGGATTAAAATGTATCAATCTGGACATTTTTTTGGTCTTATTTCTGCTTTCAATCCCTATACTACTAAACATGTAAATGTTTATAAAAACGGAACGCGCTCTAAATATGGCGATGGTGTTTCTAGTATTATAGACATGCGATTATCTGATAATATTGATAACGAATTTAATGCAGGTTTAGGCTTTAATTTAATTAATGCCGATGGCTATGCTAAAATTCCGTTATCTAAAAAAACCGAATTGCAATTATCGACGCGTCGCTCTATAACCGACCTCATAAACACCTCTACCTTTGAGCAGTACTCGAAACGTATTTTTCAAGATTCCGATTTTAATACAGCTAAAAACAATGACAATTTTATTTCTCAAAATGAATCGTTTTATTTTTACGATGTTACTGCCAAATTTTTATATGATATTACTAAAAAAGATAAAGTCAGACTGCACTTTTTAAACATTTATAACGATTTAAATTATGATGAACAATCGACTATTAATGACCGAAATGAAGCTTTAAATAGCAAATTATCGCAACGCAATTCTGCCATTGGTATTACTTACACAAGAGATTGGAATAATACCTTATCTACAACCTCACAAATTTATATATCTAACTACGATTTAGATGCTACCAATTTTGATATTTTGAACAAGCAACGTCTTATTCAAGAAAATGAAGTCTATGATGGTTCTGCTAAAATGGATATAAATTACATCCCAAATAACCAATTTAAAATTAATGGCGGTTATCAATTTAGCGAAGTTGGTATTAGCAATCTAGAAGATGTTAGTAACCCAAATTTTAGAAGCTATATAAAAGAAGTTATAAGAAGCCATGCTATATATGCCGAAACTAGCTTATTATCAAACCATGCTAAAACAAAATTAGTATTGGGTGGGCGCTTAAACTATTTTAAAAAACTTGATGTAATTTTAGCAGAACCAAGGTTAAGCTTTAGCCAGCGGTTTTTAAATTATTTTAGACTTGAGATTTTAGGCGAATTTAAAAGTCAGACTACCTCACAAATTATTGATTTACAAAACGATTTTTTAGGGATAGAAAACAGACGCTGGGTATTAGCTAATAACAATAAAGAAGTGGTAGTTAACAACACTAAAACCATTTATCCTGTACCCGTTTTAAAAAGTAAACAAGCATCAGCAGGCATTCATTATAACAAAAATAGGCTATTAATAAGTGCCGAAGGCTACATAAAAAAAGTAGACGGCATTACAGCTAGGAGTCAAGGATTTCAAAACCAATATCAATTTGTAAACAGTATTGGACGTTATAACATTAAAGGCATTGATGTTTTGCTAAACAAACAATTTAATACTATTATTAGCACTTGGATATCCTACTCTTACAGTAGCAATAATTATACGTTTAACGATTTAAATGAAGGACAACGATTCCCAAACAATGCCGATATAAGGCACGCTATAACTTTTGCTGGCACTTACACTTATAAAGATTTAAAAGTAGCTTTAGGTTTAAATTGGCATTCTGGAAAACCTACAACATTACCAGATGCTAATAATCCAGTAAATGAAGGTGAGATAATCTATCAAAAACCAAATCATTCTAATTTAAACGATTATTTAAGAGCAGATTGCTCTGCTACTTATGGGTTTTACATTTCAGATACAGCTCGTGCTACTATTGGCGCATCTGTTTGGAATATTTTAAACAAAAAAAACATCATAAACACCTACTACACTTTAGATGATGAGAATACGGTTAACAAAGTTGAAAACCAGTCGTTAGGTATTACTCCTAATGTAAGTTTTAGAGTAAGGTTTTAA